AGGAAAGTCAACTGCAAGTGAGTCCTGCGACAATTCGCAATGATATGGCCGCCTTAGAGCAAGCGGGTTTCTTAACGAAAGCCCATAGCTCGAGTGGGCGCATCCCTTCAGGTGATGGATATCGCTTTTGCGTCCAACAAATCATCGATCATCCTGAACGCATCAAGCTGGCACCGGAAGATGCCCAGGCCTTTGAAGAAATTCTTCAAGCAAGAAATTATGATGCCTACAAACTCACGCAACTGAGCGCTGACATGCTTGTGTCCCTCACGGGTTATACTGCGATTGTGTTTGGCCAAAGTCAGGATGTGCATCATTTCGATGAGATGCGCCTGGTTCTGACAGATGAACGTCAGTTGATTACACTATTAGTGACAGATCAGGGCCATATAGAGAATGAATTATTCCAAGTTCCGGCGTTACTTTCGCGTGAAGATATACAGCGGATGATGACGCTCATCAATAGCGAACTCAAAGGATTGACCTTGCAAGATGCGTATCAACGGATGAAGCTATCCATTCCTCTACAGACGCAGAAGGCAATTGGTTATCAATTTGATTTCTCGCCTTTAATTGAGAAAGCTATTTTCCATTTGAAGACTCATACTTACTGGGTCAGTGGCAAAAGCAATATCTTTGACTTAATTGATGGGCGAATGGAACCTGATGCGATGAAATTACTATTTAATTTAGTCGACGGTTCGCGAGACATGCTCGAAGTGCTTGAAAATCAAGATACGGGTGTCCATGTCCTTTTCGGAGATGAATATGCACCCGAGCAACTCGATCACATTAATTTAGTGACCGGAACTTTCAATACATCTTCGGACAAAATGACAGTCGGCCTCTTAGGTCCTGTTATGATGCCTTATGAACGTATCATCGCGACCATGACCACCTTAGTTGATAAATTAGCTAAGATTTAGTAAAGGAGGGATTCAATTGTCTGAGAAAGAATTGAATGAAGAAGTGAACGAACAAACAGATATTGATACTGAAAAAACAGAAGAAGTCCCAGAGACGGATGCAATGAATGAAACGAATTCAACGGAGGGGGCTACGGAAGAAGTCCTACAACCGGAGGAAGAAGACAACTATGCAGTTTTGCAAGCGGAGAATGAGCAACAAGCCGATCAAATTCTACGGTTGCAAGCAGAGATTGCTAACATTCAACGTACGAATGCACGTAATCAGCAGAATATAACGAAGTA
This region of Suicoccus acidiformans genomic DNA includes:
- the hrcA gene encoding heat-inducible transcriptional repressor HrcA; translation: MLTPRQEEVLRWIIQLYRQSGEPIGSKTLLQESQLQVSPATIRNDMAALEQAGFLTKAHSSSGRIPSGDGYRFCVQQIIDHPERIKLAPEDAQAFEEILQARNYDAYKLTQLSADMLVSLTGYTAIVFGQSQDVHHFDEMRLVLTDERQLITLLVTDQGHIENELFQVPALLSREDIQRMMTLINSELKGLTLQDAYQRMKLSIPLQTQKAIGYQFDFSPLIEKAIFHLKTHTYWVSGKSNIFDLIDGRMEPDAMKLLFNLVDGSRDMLEVLENQDTGVHVLFGDEYAPEQLDHINLVTGTFNTSSDKMTVGLLGPVMMPYERIIATMTTLVDKLAKI